Proteins found in one Pararge aegeria chromosome 12, ilParAegt1.1, whole genome shotgun sequence genomic segment:
- the LOC120628017 gene encoding uncharacterized protein LOC120628017, translating to MESLPKDSIFEFNADTLIYLRKQYDLDKPGRIEEAIDILEEWIKKQNHFVVKDFPREYLERSIIISKGSVERAKMKIDKLCTFRTIMPHFFEEFDVKNTRMLDDMYGYFLPKLTKDHYRVYLFKSKAKSLKSGLLDYYRYFFMQCEYIQANDYCNGLVGIVDYSEANLMEIIKWFNASDLREALAIIKEGYGMRLKGIHFISGSKAIDAIVAVFKQVLSSKVAERLHVHKSMDEVFEFVDKDIIPVEYGGNEKPLIELHKKNLEVLSSDGFTAYLREMRKARTNESSRLSVAQADQYLGISGSFRTLSVD from the exons ATGGAATCGTTACCAAAGGACTcgatatttgaatttaatgccGACACGCTCATATATTTGAGGAAACAATATGATTTGGACAAACCGGGAAGAATCGAGGAAGCTATCGATATATTGGAGGAGTGGATTAAAAAGCAGAACCATTTTGTGGTTAAAGATTTTC CACGGGAATATTTAGAGAGATCAATCATCATAAGCAAAGGTTCCGTAGAACGAGCTAAGAtgaaaattgataaattatGCACGTTTAGGACGATCATGCCTCATTTTTTTGAAGAGTTTGATGTGAAAAATACCAGGATGCTGGATGATAT gtatggATATTTTCTTCCCAAGCTCACTAAAGATCATTACagagtgtatttatttaaatctaagGCCAAATCGCTAAAATCGGGACTTCTGGATTACTACCGTTATTTCTTTATG CAATGCGAATATATCCAGGCCAATGACTATTGCAACGGTTTGGTGGGAATTGTAGATTATTCAGAAGCAAACCTGATGGAAATTATAAAATGGTTCAACGCATCCGATTTAAGAGAGGCGTTAGCAATTATAAAG GAAGGATACGGGATGAGGTTAAAAGGTATTCACTTCATATCAGGTTCAAAAGCAATAGATGCAATAGTTGCGGTATTCAAACAAGTACTAAGTTCTAAGGTCGCTGAAAGACTGCACGTGCACAAAAGTATGGACGAAGTTTTTGAATTTGTAGACAAAGACATTATTCCAGTGGAATATGGTGGCAATGAGAAACCCCTGATTGAATTACATA aaaaaaaCTTAGAAGTGCTATCTTCTGATGGTTTCACAGCATATCTAAGAGAAATGAGAAAAGCTCGTACAAACGAAAGTTCCAGACTATCAGTTGCTCAAGCTGATCAATATTTGGGAATATCAGGATCATTTAGAACACTAAGcgttgattaa
- the LOC120628123 gene encoding retinaldehyde-binding protein 1-like, with the protein MESLPKDSLIEFNPETLQDLRKQYDLDKPGRIEEAIHILEEWVKKQNHFVVKSFPRDYLERSIIISKGSVERAKKKLDKICTFRTIFPDFFEIFDVKKSPLLDDLYGVFLPKLTKDHYRVFFLINRAKTFQTGFLDFYRYFFMQCDYIQAYDYCNGIIMVLDYTEANVMETVKWFNLTHLRESITIIREGYGMRIKGIHFVTGSKAIDAIVTIFKQVLSDKIVGRIYVHKTVEEIGEFLDKDIIPVEYGGNGKPLLELQKTNLEILTSKSVIAHISEMRKARTNETLRKMQDNHENQYSGLPGSFRALAVD; encoded by the exons ATGGAGTCGTTACCAAAAGACTCTCTAATTGAGTTCAATCCAGAAACACTTCAGGATTTAAGGAAACAGTATGATTTGGACAAACCCGGGAGGATCGAAGAAGCTATCCATATATTGGAGGAATGGGTAAAGAAGCAGAATCACTTCGTGGTTAAAAGTTTcc CACGGGATTATTTAGAGAGGTCCATCATTATAAGCAAAGGGTCCGTGGAACGGGCTAAGAAAAAGTTGGATAAAATATGCACTTTCAGAACAATATTTCCTGATTTCTTTGAAATATTTGATGTGAAAAAATCCCCGCTGTTGGATGATCT ATATGGAGTTTTTCTACCTAAACTTACGAAGGATCATTACagagtttttttcttaataaacagGGCAAAGACATTTCAGACGGGATTTCTTGATTTTTATCGTTATTTCTTTATG cAATGTGACTACATTCAAGCTTATGACTACTGCAACGGAATAATCATGGTGTTAGATTATACAGAAGCAAATGTTATGGAGACCGTCAAATGGTTCAATTTGACTCATCTTCGGGAATCTATCACGATTATTAGg GAAGGATACGGTATGCGGATCAAAGGCATACATTTCGTGACAGGATCAAAGGCGATTGACGCAATTGTCACGATTTTCAAACAAGTGCTAAGCGATAAGATTGTTGGACGTATATATGTCCACAAAACTGTAGAAGAAATTGGAGAATTTTTAGACAAAGATATTATTCCAGTGGAATATGGTGGTAACGGTAAACCTTTGCTTGAATTGCAAA AAACAAACCTAGAGATATTAACTTCAAAAAGTGTTATAGCACATATAAGTGAAATGAGGAAAGCACGCACCAACGAAACTTTAAGAAAAATGCAAGATAATCACGAAAATCAATATTCGGGACTGCCAGGATCATTTAGAGCACTGGCCGTTGATTAA